The region TGGGCTTAGCCCGGACCTCAAACTAACTCCAATGATAGAtccatggaaagagaaagaaggtaaTAGCAAAATCAGGGAAACTCggtaaaaaggaaaaggaaacaaatgaaatgagtgtgtgtatattgccgccgccactgctgctgctgctgcattgcttcagtcgtgtccgactctgcaaccccatagacggcagcccaccaggctcccccgtccccaggattctccagacaagaacactggagtgggttgccattcccttctccaatgcatgcatgctaagtagcttcagtcgtgtccgactctgtgcaaccctatggacagcagtccaccaggctcctctgtccacgggattctctaggcaagagtactggagtgggttgccatttccttctctggtgtgtatatatataaagctcCAATAATTCAGAAcctaaaataagttaatttcaaagaacagtgtgtgtgtgtgtgtgtgtgtgtctgtggcagagaagaagggagggagagagagaaacttgaCCTTGCTGAAGGTCAAGGAAGGAGGTAGATGGTTAACTTATTTTTCCGGTCTCCATCTGTTACAACATGGAAGCTTCTCCACAGCTTTGTGGAAAGGACCAGCGAAGGGAGCAGGGGTGGCAGGAGGACCAggcagggcaggaggaaaggcagGCCCTTTCCTCTGTTCCTCCCCCTCAAGGTCTCCAGAGTCTCAGCACACCTGCCCAGGCCTGCTGATGTCCCAAGGGGGCAGTGACAAGTAGTCCTGCTGTTTCAGGGCTTTGAAGAGCTGAACGGCCGGCACCTGGGGAAAGGCCTGAGCTGGAGGCTTCTTGGGCTGGACCACCTGGGTGAGGTCCCTGATCTCAGGACAGGGTCCTGGGGAGGTGGGCTTACTCTGGGGGGAGAAAGGGCCTGGAAGGAAGCAGTAGTCACCCACCTGCTGCAGGACGAGCAGACCCTCGGgggttggggaggtgggggacatGTCTGCCCTGAGGGGGCCTGGGCTCAGGACAGGGCTGCTGACTCTAGGAGGGGCGGGGCTGGCCAGGGGGGACTGCGGAAACTGGCCTGTGGCTGGAGGGAGCTCCACGTAGCCCTCGAACTCTGGTTTCTGGGGGGCTGAGGCTACAGGGGGCCCATCAGCCAGTCCAGGATGGAAAGCGGGGTTCTGGGCTGAGGGGAGGCTCGGAGGGGCAgcctgggagggagatggggccCCGGTGGGTGGGGTGAATATCAGATCTGGAGTGGTGACATAACCAGAGGCTACGGTGCCAACCTCAGGCCAGCCAGTGGGCAGAACTGTGGGGGCCCTGTCCTTCTGGTCTTGACCATCCTCCATCAGCCCAGGCTCTGGAGGGGCAGGGCCCACCACTGACTCCAGGGAAGGGCTCCTCTGGGCCCCTGGGCTGGAATTTGTGTCCCCATCCCTGGCCTTGCCTTGCCCCTTCACCTGGGCCAGCGGGACCAGCTGCACCTGCCCCCCTGCGGGCAGACACAGGTACTCCAGGGACCCCGGGGACTGTGGCTTCCTGCTCACTCCCGTTTGTGGGGGCTCCTGCTGGCCCACAAGATCAGGCAGGGAGCGGCTGTGGGGCGGCCCCAGATAGGGACCATTGAAGTCAAAGCCGGAAGCCTGGCTCTCAGGCCTGCTTGAGGGGGCAGCCAGCCCTGTcgtggggctggggggctgctCCGTGGGGAGGTCCGAGGTGGTCAGAGTCATGTCAGGCTCTGATGATGAGTCACAGGCGTCTTTAGGGTCCTCTGTGGTGAGAGGTGACACCTCGCTGTGCCTGCAGTCTACAGGGAACACCCTGTGGGGAGAACAGGGGCAGAGATGCGGGGACCTCCTTGGGCACAGGGGCAGAGCGAGTTGTGGGACCAGAAGCCTGGCCACACCCACAGCTCTCAGAAAACTCAGGGCAGGGCAAGGTTGGGAAGCAGGCCCAGAGCAGGAAACCAGATGCTCCTCAGCCTCCCCATGGGTCTGGCCCTCCAGCCTCCATGCTATCATTCCAGGTCAAGgacccctcccaccctccactccTTGCCATCACCCAGCTTCAGACCCCAAGTCAGCGTTCAGCCTGGGCTCAGTCATCTCTCCCACGAGGGTTAGTGGcaagctggtggctcagatgctgagGCCATGAAGGTTCACAGACCCTCTGCCACCCAGTGGGGCCAAGGCAGTGTGGGGTCTCCCTGGGCAGCAGGGTGAAGGGAGGTCACCTGCTCCAGTCTCCTGCCTCCAGTCAAGTCTGAGGTCTGACCCTTGCTAACCCAGGATGCCTCTTGCTTTAGCGCCACCAGCCTCCATGGATCTCTTCAAACTGAGACCCAGACCCAAGCCACCTCCTCCAAACCTCTGGTGTGCAGGACGGGGCCACCTTCCCACCGCCCAGGGATCCCCTGCCCAACACTCACCCCTCCAGCTGAGGGCAGCTGCTGCCCCATGGCCCCTTGTGTGGGCAGCTCCCACTGTCCAGGGTGGCCATGCTGTCTGGCAGCCGGAGTCCAGCGCTCCCGTTCTGGGAAGAGAAAGGGCGTTTGTATCTTTGGGAGTCAGGGTGCTCCAGAAGGTGCAGATGGAGGGAAAACCTTGAGGATGGTGGAGATTCAGGAGCCCCCAGACGAGGCAGATTCTCAGCACCAGCAGGACGGCCTCCTGACGCCAGGGAGAAGAGGCCAGAGAGGGGCTGGGACCTCGCTGGGGTCCTGGGTCGCCTGAGGACACTATCTGGATTGTCCCTGTTCTGTGCTCACCCCAGCCCCCTCTGCACCAGCCGTGAGACCCTCCCAAGGCAGCTCTGGCCCCGTGTATTTGACCAAAGGGCTCCTGTTCCCCAGGGTCCTCTCAGCTTCCCGCGATGTGCCCCAGACTCACCGCCCTCCCCGCTCAATTCCCTTCTCAAAGGCGCCTCATCTCCACCCTCCACATTCCTTCTGCCTGCTGtggcctctcccacctcccaccacactGCACCCCTTAGCTCTCAGCTCTGCCATCCTGTCCTCGGAAAGCCACTCTGCCTCCCACCATCCACCTGCCCTCGATGTGACTGTGCCTCTCCTGGAGCCTCCCAGGGACCAGCCCCCCAACGTCAACCCTCCCTCCTGTTCCGGGTGAGTCCTTGCCGGCAGGGCACCCTGAGCGTCGGGGGAGACCAGGGGGTCTCCGCACTGGGCTTGCCGGGCTGGCCTGGCTCTTAGAGATTCCCAGCCCCTCCTCTAGCCgcctgcacccccagccccactcaaAGCCCCCAGGAAGGGGAGCAGGACAGGGGCGCGGGGACATGGGTGCAGGAGCACGCGAGCCCCAGCACCTCTGCCGCCCTCACAGCTAGCTCCTACCTGGAACAGGTGGCTCTTGCTGGGGTTGGGGATTTTCTCCTCCCATTTCCGGTTCAGCCTGGAAAGACAGCAAAGAGGTGACCGCTGCCCAAGACCTCAGGGCAGCTGCCTGTGCTCGTACGGAAGTGAAACTGCAGCCCAGGGAGAGCTCAGATTAGTCCAAGACCCCACTGGGAGCGGGTGACAGGGCTGTGACAGACAGTGGCCCTGGCATCCTCTGGGGCCCTGGATAACACTGGATAACTCCCCTCTCTTGGAGTCCGCTTACCTGTACCCGTAGACGCCACAGAAGTGCAGGACTGGAAGCAGGATTAAGGTGCTGATGACAAGGATGAGGGCTAGGACCCACATGGGGAGCACTTCAGGAAGCCAGGAAGGAAAAAGGATTATTAGCATCCAGGGAGGGAAAGGGCTAGAGACTCAAAGATGGGGTTCAGCTGCTTCCTTGGGGTGCAGAGGGGGAGAGGAGGCCAGAAACTGACTAAGAAGAAGGGGGCCTTTGTCTGAGCCACGCACAATGTTGGCTaggtgggaggaggcagaggattAGATACTGGCCAGTAGCAGGAGTTGCTGTGGGAGGCCAGCACTATAGCCAAAGGCAATCACAGGGGACTTCCTGAAGGAGGCAGCATATAAGGTGGTCATTAAGAACAGGGACAAcaggagaggcagagatggagaaaggGGTGATGGTGGAGGAACCAGAAGGTACAAAGGCCTATCAGACTCTCTCAACTGTCCACTTGGGCTTAAGCCCCTTACTGGCTGGGCCCCTCCAGAACTCCCCTGATCTCTTTCCCTTAGGTCCTGTGGCCCACTTCTCCTTTCTGCTTGGTTGGGGTCCTCTCTCTGGGGCTCTTTCCCTGACAGTCGGCTGGGACTGGGGACCTTGTTGCAAACACTTTGTCCTCTTTCTGCAGCCACCTCCTGGACCTTGTCCTATAATTGTCTGCTGGTGGCCACCATGGCAATGGTGGTAGATAAATGAAATAGCAAAAGTAAAAGATTGAGAAATCAGACCGAAGCTTTCCAATTTCAGGCCCCAGTCTGTAGTTCCTCAGGCTGAGTGGTCCCTGGGTAGTAGCTTCCACAAAAGCTAATGAaagcatgcttgtgtgtgtgtgtgtgtgtgcgcgcgcgcgcacgcacatgctcagtcatgtctgactctgtgtgaacccattgactgtagcctgccaggcttctttgtccgtggaatttcctaggcaagaatactggagcaaattgttatttcctattccagaagatcttcttgacctagggatcaaacccgtatctcttgtgtctcctgtattggcaggcaaggtggattctttaccgtttcgccacctgggaagccactagaAGCCTGGGCCATATTAATAGAAGGCTAAGGTTCAGTCGGAGGGAGACCTGTTGGGGAGCCATGctccctcctctgtcctctggaGGCCTTGCCCGCGGTCTGTGTTGCACACCAGGAGGTGTCATTTTCTAATCCCTGATGACGCCTGGGAAGGAAGGATGCTATCCTGGGGTGGGGTTACGTCTCTGTGTTCACATTCTCCCTGTCCTCTGCCCAGCGGAGCTGTGCCAGGAGGCGTGAGGTGAGTGTGGCAGACCTACCCCAATCGGTGTCCCAGGACCTTGTCTCACTCCACTCGCTCCAGATCCCCTTGTAGTTCCCCGGCTCGGGTTTGACTCTCACTCTGGCCTGGTACCTGCTGGCGGGCTCCAGGGTCGGCAGGGACATAGTGTGGGCATTCTGGAAGTCCACGGTCTTGGTGTCCTGCAAGGGCAGGTGTGTGAGCAGGAGTACTAA is a window of Odocoileus virginianus isolate 20LAN1187 ecotype Illinois chromosome 23, Ovbor_1.2, whole genome shotgun sequence DNA encoding:
- the CSF2RB gene encoding cytokine receptor common subunit beta → MTPTRGLLPLALLSLCWGLSITGAEETVPLQTLRCHNDYTSRIICRWADTQDAQRLVNVTLYRRLKEDHPQRVSCNLSDDKAWLNSGCLGCVPRKCVIPYRSFVLADFDYFSFRPDQPLVTELTVNLSQHVQPPTPKDLNITATRESFLLSWSTIHEGFQSHWLSSLEFEVVYKRLQDSWEDARTTYSKSPQAILELKHLLPSSTYVARVRTRLAPGSGLSGRPSQWSQEVSWNSQPGDEAQPQNLQCFFDGAALLTCTWEVRSEVTHSVSFTLFYKTGPNAQEEECSPVQKETGSPYIQHRCQIPVPDPRNYTQYIISVRPKMEEKLIKSSDNIQMAPPTLNVTKGRDGYILQWKEEKMSYSHITCIFQVQYKKEGTSWEDTKTVDFQNAHTMSLPTLEPASRYQARVRVKPEPGNYKGIWSEWSETRSWDTDWVLPMWVLALILVISTLILLPVLHFCGVYGYRLNRKWEEKIPNPSKSHLFQNGSAGLRLPDSMATLDSGSCPHKGPWGSSCPQLEGVFPVDCRHSEVSPLTTEDPKDACDSSSEPDMTLTTSDLPTEQPPSPTTGLAAPSSRPESQASGFDFNGPYLGPPHSRSLPDLVGQQEPPQTGVSRKPQSPGSLEYLCLPAGGQVQLVPLAQVKGQGKARDGDTNSSPGAQRSPSLESVVGPAPPEPGLMEDGQDQKDRAPTVLPTGWPEVGTVASGYVTTPDLIFTPPTGAPSPSQAAPPSLPSAQNPAFHPGLADGPPVASAPQKPEFEGYVELPPATGQFPQSPLASPAPPRVSSPVLSPGPLRADMSPTSPTPEGLLVLQQVGDYCFLPGPFSPQSKPTSPGPCPEIRDLTQVVQPKKPPAQAFPQVPAVQLFKALKQQDYLSLPPWDISRPGQVC